The Candidatus Methylomirabilota bacterium sequence CCCGACAGGATCGTGAGCGGGTGGATGAAGCTCTCGTAGAGGATGCCGAGGATCAGGTAGATCACGAGGACGGTGATCAGGAGCAGCATCCCCTGCCCGCGCAGCGAATCCTGGAAGGCCTGGGCCGTGCCCTGGAAGGTCGCGTTCAGCGTCGCCGGCACCCGCAGCTCCCGCTGCACCGCCTCCACCTGCTTCACGGCGTCGCTCAGCGACACGCCCGGCCTCGTGTTGAAGGAGATCGTCACCGAGGGCAGCTGACCCAGGTGCGTCACCACCAGCGGCCCCAGGCCCGGCGTGAGCCGGGTGACGGCCTCGAGCGGCACCAGCCGGCCGTTGCTCGACCGCACGTTGAGCCGGGCCAGCGCGGTGGCGTCCTGCTGGTACTGCGGATCGACCTCCAGGATGACCCAGTACTGGTTGGACGGGGTGTAGATGGTCGAGACCTGGCGGGAGCCGTAGGCGGCGCCCAACGCGCTCTCGATCTGGTCGGCCGTCACCCCGAGCGCCGAGGACCGGTCACGGTCGATGTTGACGACGATCTGAGGGCTGGTGATCTGAAGGTCCGTGTTGACGTCCTGCAGCGCCGGGAGCTGGCGGAGTCGCTCGTGGAGGCGCGGTGCCCAGTGGTGCAACTCCTCCAGGTCGGCCCCCTGCAGCGTGTACTGGTAGACGGCCTTGGTGAGGTGGCCTCCGATGCGGATGGTGGGCAGCACCTGGGGATACACGCGGATGCCGGGGATCGCCGCCAGCTTGGGCCGCAGGTCGGCGATCAGCTCCTCCACCGGCGCGCGCTCGGACCGGGGCTTGAGCCGGACGAAGATCCGGCCCGTGTTCAAGGAGGTGCTGGAGCCGCTGGCCCCGATGAAGGACATGAACTGCTCCACGTACGGCTGTTGCCGGATGACGTCGGCCACCGCGCGCTGGTGGGCCATCATCGCTTCGAACGACACGTCCTGGGCGGCCTCGGTGAACGCGAAGATCGTGTTGTTGTCCTCGGTGGGGATGAAACCCTTGGGAATGGCCACGAACAGGTACGCGGTGAGCACGAGCGTGAGCCCGAGGACGGCCATGGTCGTGCGACGGTGGCGCAGCACCCACTGCAGCGATCCGTCGTAGGTCTTCAGCATCCCCGCGAAGAAGCGCTCGGACGCCCGGTACAGCCGGCTGCCCCCGTCGTGGGGCGGGCGGAGGTAGCGGCTGCACAGCATGGGCGTGAGCGTCAGGGACACCACCCCGGACACGATCACCGCCACGCCGATGACGACGGCGAACTCGTTGAGCAGCCGTCCCACCACGCCGCCCATGAACAGCACCGGGATGAAGACGGCGGCCAGGGACACGGTCATGGAGACGATGGTGAAGCCGATTTCCCGCGCCCCGTTGAGGGCGGCCTCCAGCCGACTCTCGCCCAGCTCCATGTGGCGGACGATGTTCTCCAGCATGACCACGGCGTCGTCGACCACGAAGCCCACGCACAGGGTCAGGGCCATGAGCGAGATGATGTCGATCGACAGCCCGAACAGGTACATGGCGGCGAACGTGCCGATGATCGAGAGCGGCACGGCCAGGCTGGGGATGATGGTGGCGGAAAGGTTGCGCAGGAAGAGGAAGATCACCATCACGACCAGGACAATGGTCAGGACCAGCGTGAACTGCACGTCGTGCACCGACTGCCGGATGGCCACCGAGCGGTCGTAGACCACCGTCAGCTTGACGGAAGCCGGCAGCTGGGTCTGGAACACGGGCAGGAGCTTGCGGATGCCGTCGACTACCTCGATGGTGTTCGTCCCCGGCTGGCGCTGGACGGCCAGGACCACGGCCCGGTCGTCGTTGAACCAGCTGGCTACCTTGTCCGTCTGAACGTCGTCGATGACGCGGCCCAGCTCCTCCAGCCGCACCGGCGAGCCGTTGCGGTAGGCCACGATGAGCGGGCGGTAGGCCGCCGCGTTGGTGAGCTGCCCCGTGGACTGCACGTTGACGGCCTGGTGGGGGCCGTAGAGCGTGCCGGTGGGCTTGTTCACGTTGGCGCGGGCGATGGCCTGCTCGACCTCGTCGATGCCGATGCCGCGGGCGGCCAGCGCCCGGGGGTCGACCTGCACGCGCACGGCGTACTTCTGGGAGCCGAACACCGTCACCTGGGCGACGCCGGCGATGGTCGAGATCCGCTGGGCCAGGTTGGTCTGCGCGTACTCGTCCACCGTGTACAGGGGCAAGGTGGGCGAGCTGAGCGCCATATAGAGGACCGGTTGATCCGCCGGGTTGACCTTCTGATACGTGGGCGGCGTCGGCATGCCCGGCGGCAGCAGCGGCGCCGCCTTGCTGATGGCTGCCTGCACGTCCTGGGCGGCGGCGTCGATGTCGCGGTCCAGCGTGAACTGGATGGTGATCTGGGCCACGCCGCGGGCGCTCGTCGACGTCATCGCGTCGATGCCGGCGATCGTGGTGAACTGCCGCTCCAGCGGCGTGGCGACCGCCGAGGCCATGGTCTCGGGGCTGGCTCCCGGCAACTGGGCGGTGACCTGGATGGTCGGAAAATCGACGTTGGGCAGATCGTTGACGGGCAGGCGCTGGTAGGCCATGAGCCCGAAGATCACGATGGCCGCCATGAGCAGCGTGGTGAGGACGGGACGCCGGATGAAGAGCGCCGGGCTCACGAGGGCCTCGGGGACTTGATCTCCACGCGGGCGCCCGGGACGAGACGGAGGTGGCCGTCGGTGACGACCTGCTCGCCGTCGGTGAGGCCCTCCTCGATGACGAGCTCCCCGGCCAGGCGCCGCCCCGGCTTGACCGGCCGCGACTCCACCGTGAGGTCGGGCTTCACCACGAAGACGAAGGGCCCGCGCTGCCCGGGCTGCACCGCCTGCGCCGGCACGACGACGGCCTGTTCCGTCGACAGCGTGAGCGCCACGTCGACGAACCGCCCGGGCCAGAGGGCGTTGTCGGTGTTGGGGAAGGTGGCCTTGAGCTGGATGGTGCCCGTGGTCGGATCCACCGTGTTGTTCAGGAAGGTCAGGGCCCCCACGGCGCGGCGCTGCCCGCCGTCGAGCACGGCCTCGACCTTGAGACCGCCCGCCGCCTGGAACCGCCCGATCGCCGAGAGGTACTGCTCGGGTACTGCGAACGACACGTAGATCGGCCGGATCTGCGCGATCACCACCAGGTCCCCCTCGTTGGCCTTGACGACGCTGCCGGCCTGGACGAGCAGGTTGCCCGTGCGGCCATCCATGGGGGCGCGGATCGTCGTGTAGGCCAGCTGCAGCCGCACCGTCTCCACCATCGCCTCGTTGGCCTTGATGGCGGCCCGGGCGTTCTCCATCATCGCTTCGGCGGCGCGCGCCGAGGCCCGGGCGTTTTCCACGGCGGCCCGGTCGGCCTGGACGGTGGCCTGCACCGCGGCCAGATTCGTCCGCACCTGGTCGTACTGCTCGCGGGCGACGAGCTCGCGCTGCACGAGCTCGCGGTAGCGCTCGTCCTGCACCCGCGCCATCTCGAGCTGGGCCAGGTCGCGCTCGAGGTTGGCCAGCGCCTGCGTCACCTCGGCCTGCCGTTGCCCCAGCGCCGCCTCGGCCTGGCGGAGCTGGGCCGTGTCCTTGGCGACGTTCGCGAGGGCCTGCCGTTCGGCGGCCTGAAACGGCCGCGGATCGATGGTGAACAGCAGATCGCCGCGCTTGACCTCCTGCCCCTCTTTGAAGTGCACCTCGGTGATCTGCCCCGCCACCTGCGGCCGCACGCTGACCATCGTGTAGGGCTGGACGTTGCCGACCGTCGAAACCTGAAGCGGCACCGCCTTGCGCTCCGCGGTGGCCACGCCCACCGGCACCGGCGGCGGCGCGGCCGGGCGGCTCTGGGCCTCGCCGGCGCGGTCGGAGCACGCGCTCGTCGTCAGGCTGGCCAGGGCCAGCACCAGCGCCGCCAGCCGCCGGCTCATGACCGGGCGGCCTCGGCCGCCGCGTCCACCAGGGCCTCCAGGCCGCGGAGCACCCGCTCCCGGTCGTCCACCGACATGCGGACGAGGACGCGCTCGAGGGCGCGCATGCGGATGGCGTGCAGCTCGTCCACCAGGGCCTTGCCCTCTCGGGTGAGCTCGAGCACGTACACCCGCCGATCGGCCGGATGATCGCCCCGGTGCATGAACTGCTTCTGCTCCAGCCGATCGACGATGTGGGTGATGGCGGGCAGCGTGACCCCGAAGGCCTTGGCCACTTCGCCCATCGGACAGCCCGGGTGATCCGCGACGTAGAACAAGACCTGCGACTGCGCGTACGTGAGGTCGAGCTCGGAGGCCCGCTGCCAGAGGAGCTGCCGGAACGTGGTGCTGCCCAGGGCGTTCAGCAGGTCGAGCAACCGCTGGGCCTCGGCCGACCGGCTCCGGAGACGTCGGGACATGGTGCTCAATCATGTACGCATTTAATAGTTTCGTCAATTAAGCTTATCGGCCCGTCATGGCCGTCTCTATGCCGTCTCTATGCCGTCTCTATCGGGTCATCCCTGGACGGCGGGTGTATCTGTCCGTAGGATGGCGGCGATGCGGTGGACCTGCCTCGGTGCAGGACTGGCGGCTGCAGTGCTCGCGGCTCCCGCCGCCGGCGCCGCGGCACCTCCCCGGCCGATCGTCTTCGAGGCCAACCAGGGACAGGCTGATCCCCGTGTAAAGTTCCTCTCACGCGGTCCCGGCTACGCGATCTTCGCGACCGACACCGAAGTGGTCCTGGCCGACCGGCGCGCAGGTCAGGTGGTCCGGGTTCGCCTTCAGGGAGCGCGCGGCAATCCGCAGATCGTCGGCCTGGGACCCCTGCCCGGCCGGAGCCACTATTTCATCGGCCGGAATCCCGCGCGCTGGCGCACGAATGTACCGACCTACGCCGGGGTCGCCTATCGCGATGCCTACCCCGGAATCGACGCCCGTTACAAGGCGGACAAGGGGTCGCGGATCGAGCAGGAGTTCATCGTCCGGCCCGGCGCGGATCCGTCGGCCATCGGGTTGGAGTTCGAAGGCGTCCAGACGACGAGCGTCGACGAGGCCGGTGATCTGGTTTTGGCCACGGCAGGGCGCGAGCTGCGGCTCAGCCGGCCAATCGCTTACCAGGAGATCGACGGGACGCAGCGCCGGATCCTGGCGGCCTGGAGCGTGCGCGGACCCGCGCATGCAGGCTTCGTGCTGGGACCGCACGATCGCTCGCATCCGCTGGTCATCGATCCAATCATCGCGTGGGCGACCCTCCTCGGAGGCGGCAACGACGACCAGGCCTTCGGCGTGGACACGGACGTCGTGGGCAACGTCTTCGTGGCCGGGGATACGGCCTCGGTCGACTTCCCGGTCGTCGGCACGTCCGCGCCGGTCGGTGGGATCGACGCGTTCGTCACCAAGCTCGACGTCAACGGCCAGGTCCTGCTCTACTCGGCATACATCGGTGGCACGGGGACCGACGGCAGCCGGGGCGTCGCCGTGGATGGCAGCGGCAACGCCTACGTGTCCGGGTTCACGGACTCGGACGACTTCCCCACTACGGCGGCCGGCTTTCAGGCGCTGCCCCAGGGCGACTTCGATGCCTTCGTGGTCAAGTTGGATCCCACCGGCCTCATCGCGTATGCCACGTTCCTGGGGGGCACCGGTACCGACACCGCCTTCGGCATCGCCGTCGACAGCCACGGCCGCGCCCACGTCACCGGCGGGACCCGGTCGCTCGATTTTCCCCGGGCGAACGCGCTGCAGTTCGATCCCGGTGGCGGCATCTGCGGCAGCCCGCCCGTCGATTGTCGCGACGTCTTCGTCACCCGCCTGAGCGCGGCGGGGGACGTCCTCGAGTACTCCACCTTCCTGGGCGGCAGCAGCGACGACGTCGCCAACGCCATCGCGCTGGACGGCAACGGCAATGCCTACGTGACCGGCTTCACCCTGTCGTCGGATTTCCCGACCACCCTCGGCAGCCTGCAGCCCTTGCCCGGGCCCGGGATCGAGGCGTTCGTCGCGCGCGTGGACGCCGACGCCGGCCTGGGCTGGGCCACCTACCTGGGGGGCGCCGGCGCGGACATCGGCAACGGGATCGCCGTCGGCGCCGCGGGCAGTCCGCACGTCGTGGGCAGCACGACCTCGACGAACTTCCCCGCGACCGGGGGCGACGTGTTCAGCGGCCTCACCGAGGGCTTCGCCGTCGAGCTGGACGCGACCGGCAGCACCGTCGCCTGGTCCCGAAACTTGGAAAGCGCCATCCCCACGGCGGTCGCCCTCGACGCCGGCGCCGATGTCCAGCTCGTCGCCAACCAGCTCGCGTGCACCGACCCCCAGCTCACGCCCCCGGGATGTCCGGAGTCGCATGTCGACGTCGTGGTCGACAAGCGCAGCGGCCTCAACGGCGACCGCCTCGACGTCATCAAATTCGGGGGATCGGGGAACCTCGCCGCCGGCCAGGATTTCGGTCAGGCCATCACCGTGGGCGTCGGCAGCGTGTGGGTCGCCGGCTTGACCATGGCGACTAATTTCCCGGCCACGCCGGGCGCGGTTCAGACCGGCAATCAGGGCGGAGCGGATGCCTTCGTGGTCCGGCTCACCGACCTGGCCGCGCCCGTCCCTGTAGAGGAGGACGACGACTGCTTCATCGCCACCGCGGCCTTCGGCTCGCCGCTGGCCGCCGAGGTGCAGACGCTGCGGCAGTTCCGCGACCGGGTGCTCCAGACCAACGTCGTGGGACGGGTCCTGGTCCGGGCCTACTACCGGCTGAGCCCGCCGGTGGCGCGTGCCGTCACGAGCGCGCCCGTCCTGGCCGCGGCGGTGCGTGGTCTGCTCCAGCCGGTCGCCCGCGGCGCCGGCCTCGCGCTCGACCGTCCCGGGCTCGCGGCGGCGCTGACGGCGCTGGGGCTCGTCGCGCTGGTGGGCCTGGGGACGAGAGCCGCCATCGGATCGCGGCGACTCACGACCGCGGTGATCGTCCTGGGGCTGGCGGGCTGCGCGCTGGTGACCGGCGCGCTCTTCTTCGGGCGCAGCGGGCCGCCGCCTGCCCGGAGGCACGAGGCGCAACCAGCCGGGGTACCGATCGTCACGAGCCACCCCACGCAGGACGCTGCGGCGAGGGCGAGCAAGCTCGGGCCCTCCGCTCGCCGACCGGTTGCCAGCCCGGTGGCCACCGCGACACCGCCGGCGATTCGCGATCTTGCCGCGCTCGCCGACAACGACCTTGCCGTGACGCTCCTCAATCCGCTGGCGCCGCGGCCCGCGCGACGCTGGCAAGTCACCTCCGACTTCATCGAGGGCGTGCTCGGCCCGGAGGGCTTCACGGTCACGGCGCCCCGCCTGGCCGGCCGGCTGGGCATCCGGGCCGGCGACGTGATCGTCAGCATCGACGATCATCCGCCCACGGGCCTGCTGGCCGTCGTCCTGCCGCTGCAGCGCGATCCCGACCGGGCCACGGTCGTCGTCGAGATCGACCGCGGAAGCCACCGGCTGGTCCAGTCGTACCGGGTGCGCTGAGCCCCGATCCACCCTCGCTTGACTCGATCGCGCGTTGCTCCCATAGTCTGAGCGCGCAGCGCGAACGCAGGCAGGGCGTGGAGGCCGATGATGGCGCAGGCAAGGACGATGGCGTACGGGGTCGTCGAGGGGTGGGAGCAGCTCCCCGCCGGCTGGGAACACCGCGACGTGGCCGGCGTGGCCGTGGACGGCGAGGATCGGGTCTACCTGATCTGTCGGGGGGATCACCCGGTCATCGTCTACGACAGCAAGGGCAACTTCCTCCGCTCGTGGGGCGAGGGCGAGTTCACCCTGCGCACGCACGGCATCACGGTCGGCCCCGACGGCACGATCTACTGCGCGGACGACGGCAATCACACGGTGCGGCAGTTCACCCCGAGCGGCAAGCTGCTGATGACCCTGGGCACCATGAACACGCCGTCCGACACCGGCTACGACGGCAAGAACACGGCCACGGCGACGCGGCCCGGCGGCCCCTTCAACCGGCCGACCAACCTGGCCGTCGGCCCCCAGGGCGATCTCTACGTCTCCGACGGTTACGGCAACTGCCGCGTGCACCGGTTCTCGCCCACCGGCGAGCTGAAGCGCTCGTGGGGCGTGGCCGGCGCCGGGCCCGGCGAGTTCTACCTGCCTCACGGCATCGCCGTGGCGGCGGACGGCCGGGTGTTCGTGTGTGACCGGGAGAACGACCGCATCCAGATCTTCGACCCCGACGGCCAGTACCTGAGCGAGTGGACCGATACCCGGCGCCCGACTCACCTGGTGTTCGACGCCCAGGGCCGGGCCTACGTCTCGGAGCTGTGGTGGCAGCCGGGCCAGACTTCCCGCCGCTATGGGCCGGCCGGAGAGACGCGCTCGGGCCGGGTCAGCGTGTTCGACCGCGACGGCCGGCTCCTCGCGCGCTGGGGCGGTCCCGATCCCGTCGCGGCCGGCAGCTTCGCGGCCCCGCACGGGATCGCCGTGGATTCGCGGGGCGACGTCTACGTGAGCGAGGTCACCTGGACGTTCGCCGGCAGCCGCGGCCACGTCCCGGCGGGTTGTCACACGTTCCAGAAGTTCGCGCCGAGATCCTGAGGGCCGTGCCCGATCAGCTGCGGGGCCGCGTCGCCCTCATCACCGGAGCCAGCCGCAACATCGGTCGCGCCGTCGCGCTGGCGTACGCCGCCGAGGGGGCGGACCTCGTCCTGAACACGCGCGTCAACCGCGAGGAGCTGGAGGGCGTCGCCGAGGAGTGCCGCAAGCGGGGCGCGCGGGTGGTCCCCGTGCTGGGCGACGTGGCCGACGCGGTCGCGGTGGAGGCGATGGTCAAGGAGGGCCTCGCCGCGCTGGGCGCCATCGACGTCCTGGTCTGCAACGCGGCCATCCGGCCCCACAAGGCCATCATGGAGACGTCGCTCGAAGACTGGCATCGCGTCCTCGGCGTCGACCTGCACTCGGCGTTCTACCTGGCCCGGGCCGTCGTCCCCGGCATGATCGAGCGCCGCCGGGGCTCCATCATCGCGCTGGGGGGAATGTCGGCGCTGACCGGGCGGCCGAACACGACGGCGGTCACCACGGCCAAGACGGGGCTCCTCGGCCTGGTGCGGGCGCTGGCGGCCGAGCTGGGGTCCTTCGGCATCCGCGCCAACATGGTGATCCCCGGGTTCATCGACACCGAGCGGCGCTACGCCGAGTGGTATCCCGAATTCCGCCAGGCCCCGCCCGGCGCGCCCGCGCAGCTCAAGCAGATCCCGCTGGGACGGCTGGGCCGCCCCGAGGACATCGCCGAGGCCTGCCTGTTCCTGGCCTCCGACGCCTCCGCCTACATCACCGGCGACACCATCCGCGTGATGGGCGGACGCATCATCGGCTGACGCGCGCTCCGGTCGTGGCCTTGCCCAGGGCGGGAGGAGTGATAGACTCCGCGCCATGGCTTCACCCGAGCGCATCGCGGTGGTCACCGGCGCGGGCTCCGGCATCGGCAAGGCCACCGCGCTCGCCCTGCTGCGCGAGGGGTGGGCGGTCGTGCTGGCCGGACGCCGCAAGGAGCTGCTGGAGGCCGTGGCCACGGAAGGCCGCCCCGGGCGCACGCTGGTGATGCCGACCGACGTCGGCGATCCCGCCGCCGTGCTGGCGCTGTTCGAGCGCACCCGGGAGGTCTTCGGGCGGCTCGACCTGCTGTTCAACAACGCCGGGACCGGCGCCCCGCCCGTGCCGCTGGAAGAGCTCACCTACGAGCAGTGGAAGGTGGTCGTGGACGCCAACCTCACCGGCCCGTTTCTCTGCACGCAGGAAGCCTTCAAGATCATGAAGAGCCAGACGCCGCGGGGCGGCCGTATCATCAACAACGGCTCGATCTCGGCGCACGCGCCGCGGCCGAACTCGGCCCCCTACACCGCCACCAAGCACGGCATCACCGGCCTGACCAAATCGACGTCGCTCGACGGCCGCAAGTACGACATCGCCTGCGGTCAGATCGACATCGGGAACGCCGACACCCCGCTGGCCGCCAAGATGAAGACCGGCATGCCCCAGGCTCACGGCGCCATCGTCCCCGAGCCCACCATGGACGTCCAGCACGTGGCCCGGGCGGTGGTCTACATGGCCAGCCTGCCGCTCGACGCCAACGTGCAGTTCCTCACGGTCATGGCGACGAAGATGCCGTTCATCGGCCGCGGATAGCCGGGACTCCGGCCGCGCTCAGGAGGTCCTCTCATGCCCATCAAATCGCTGCAGTCCGTGAAGAAGATTCTGGAAGACAAGGCCTACGGCCACGTGGTCACGACCAACCCCGACGGCCGCCCCCAGGTGACGATGGTGTGGCTGGACGTCGAGGGCGACGAGGTGCTGTTCAACACCGCGGAAGGGCGGCTCAAGGTGCGGAACCTGCGGCGCGACCCTCGCGTCATCGTGTCCGTGCAGGACCGCCACGATCCGCAGTCGGCCATCTACATCCACGGTAAGGCCACGGTGACCGAGGAGGGCGCCGACGCCCACATCGACAAGCTGGCCAAGCGCTTCCTGGGTGTCGACAAGTACCCGTTCCGGCGGCCCGGAGAAAAGCGCCTGATCGTGCGGATCACGCCCGAGCGGCTCGGCGGCTACGGCCCCAAGATGCAGCCCTGGACGTAGCCATGAGCGCGGGCGGCCCGATCACCCGCCGCTGGACCGAGCAGCGCTGGCTGCTCGACAACATCATCCGCTCGGTCGGGATGGACTGGGATCAGCCGCGCTCGCTCTACCTGTCGGCGCCGTGCGGCCCCGAGGCCAACGCCGACTTCGCGGGGCTGCGCCAGCGCATCACCCGCCTGGCCGACGCCTCGCCGGCCTTCGAGGCCGTGGCCCGCCGCCGGGAGGCCAAGGCCCAGGCCGCCGAGCAGGACGACCTTCTCGTGACGGCGCGGGACAACTACTTCATGGCTGCGATCCACTGGGGCGCCGCCCAGTGGCCGATCGACGAGAACGACGAGCAGAACCGCTTCTACAACAGCAAGAAGCGCGAGTGCTACACCGCCTACGCCCGGCTGGCCGACCACCACGTCGAGCCGGTATGGATCCCGTTCCGCGACGGCAAGTCCCTGCCCGCCTGGTTCCACCTGCCGCCCGGCTACCGGGGTGGGCGCATCCCCGTGGTGGTGGCCATCCCCGGCATGGACAGCTTCAAGGAGATGAGCGTCGCGCTCCACGGCGACCGCTGG is a genomic window containing:
- a CDS encoding MarR family transcriptional regulator gives rise to the protein MSRRLRSRSAEAQRLLDLLNALGSTTFRQLLWQRASELDLTYAQSQVLFYVADHPGCPMGEVAKAFGVTLPAITHIVDRLEQKQFMHRGDHPADRRVYVLELTREGKALVDELHAIRMRALERVLVRMSVDDRERVLRGLEALVDAAAEAARS
- a CDS encoding SBBP repeat-containing protein; translation: MRWTCLGAGLAAAVLAAPAAGAAAPPRPIVFEANQGQADPRVKFLSRGPGYAIFATDTEVVLADRRAGQVVRVRLQGARGNPQIVGLGPLPGRSHYFIGRNPARWRTNVPTYAGVAYRDAYPGIDARYKADKGSRIEQEFIVRPGADPSAIGLEFEGVQTTSVDEAGDLVLATAGRELRLSRPIAYQEIDGTQRRILAAWSVRGPAHAGFVLGPHDRSHPLVIDPIIAWATLLGGGNDDQAFGVDTDVVGNVFVAGDTASVDFPVVGTSAPVGGIDAFVTKLDVNGQVLLYSAYIGGTGTDGSRGVAVDGSGNAYVSGFTDSDDFPTTAAGFQALPQGDFDAFVVKLDPTGLIAYATFLGGTGTDTAFGIAVDSHGRAHVTGGTRSLDFPRANALQFDPGGGICGSPPVDCRDVFVTRLSAAGDVLEYSTFLGGSSDDVANAIALDGNGNAYVTGFTLSSDFPTTLGSLQPLPGPGIEAFVARVDADAGLGWATYLGGAGADIGNGIAVGAAGSPHVVGSTTSTNFPATGGDVFSGLTEGFAVELDATGSTVAWSRNLESAIPTAVALDAGADVQLVANQLACTDPQLTPPGCPESHVDVVVDKRSGLNGDRLDVIKFGGSGNLAAGQDFGQAITVGVGSVWVAGLTMATNFPATPGAVQTGNQGGADAFVVRLTDLAAPVPVEEDDDCFIATAAFGSPLAAEVQTLRQFRDRVLQTNVVGRVLVRAYYRLSPPVARAVTSAPVLAAAVRGLLQPVARGAGLALDRPGLAAALTALGLVALVGLGTRAAIGSRRLTTAVIVLGLAGCALVTGALFFGRSGPPPARRHEAQPAGVPIVTSHPTQDAAARASKLGPSARRPVASPVATATPPAIRDLAALADNDLAVTLLNPLAPRPARRWQVTSDFIEGVLGPEGFTVTAPRLAGRLGIRAGDVIVSIDDHPPTGLLAVVLPLQRDPDRATVVVEIDRGSHRLVQSYRVR
- a CDS encoding efflux RND transporter periplasmic adaptor subunit, producing the protein MSRRLAALVLALASLTTSACSDRAGEAQSRPAAPPPVPVGVATAERKAVPLQVSTVGNVQPYTMVSVRPQVAGQITEVHFKEGQEVKRGDLLFTIDPRPFQAAERQALANVAKDTAQLRQAEAALGQRQAEVTQALANLERDLAQLEMARVQDERYRELVQRELVAREQYDQVRTNLAAVQATVQADRAAVENARASARAAEAMMENARAAIKANEAMVETVRLQLAYTTIRAPMDGRTGNLLVQAGSVVKANEGDLVVIAQIRPIYVSFAVPEQYLSAIGRFQAAGGLKVEAVLDGGQRRAVGALTFLNNTVDPTTGTIQLKATFPNTDNALWPGRFVDVALTLSTEQAVVVPAQAVQPGQRGPFVFVVKPDLTVESRPVKPGRRLAGELVIEEGLTDGEQVVTDGHLRLVPGARVEIKSPRPS
- a CDS encoding PPOX class F420-dependent oxidoreductase gives rise to the protein MPIKSLQSVKKILEDKAYGHVVTTNPDGRPQVTMVWLDVEGDEVLFNTAEGRLKVRNLRRDPRVIVSVQDRHDPQSAIYIHGKATVTEEGADAHIDKLAKRFLGVDKYPFRRPGEKRLIVRITPERLGGYGPKMQPWT
- a CDS encoding SDR family oxidoreductase, translated to MASPERIAVVTGAGSGIGKATALALLREGWAVVLAGRRKELLEAVATEGRPGRTLVMPTDVGDPAAVLALFERTREVFGRLDLLFNNAGTGAPPVPLEELTYEQWKVVVDANLTGPFLCTQEAFKIMKSQTPRGGRIINNGSISAHAPRPNSAPYTATKHGITGLTKSTSLDGRKYDIACGQIDIGNADTPLAAKMKTGMPQAHGAIVPEPTMDVQHVARAVVYMASLPLDANVQFLTVMATKMPFIGRG
- a CDS encoding SDR family oxidoreductase, which produces MPDQLRGRVALITGASRNIGRAVALAYAAEGADLVLNTRVNREELEGVAEECRKRGARVVPVLGDVADAVAVEAMVKEGLAALGAIDVLVCNAAIRPHKAIMETSLEDWHRVLGVDLHSAFYLARAVVPGMIERRRGSIIALGGMSALTGRPNTTAVTTAKTGLLGLVRALAAELGSFGIRANMVIPGFIDTERRYAEWYPEFRQAPPGAPAQLKQIPLGRLGRPEDIAEACLFLASDASAYITGDTIRVMGGRIIG
- a CDS encoding efflux RND transporter permease subunit; protein product: MAAIVIFGLMAYQRLPVNDLPNVDFPTIQVTAQLPGASPETMASAVATPLERQFTTIAGIDAMTSTSARGVAQITIQFTLDRDIDAAAQDVQAAISKAAPLLPPGMPTPPTYQKVNPADQPVLYMALSSPTLPLYTVDEYAQTNLAQRISTIAGVAQVTVFGSQKYAVRVQVDPRALAARGIGIDEVEQAIARANVNKPTGTLYGPHQAVNVQSTGQLTNAAAYRPLIVAYRNGSPVRLEELGRVIDDVQTDKVASWFNDDRAVVLAVQRQPGTNTIEVVDGIRKLLPVFQTQLPASVKLTVVYDRSVAIRQSVHDVQFTLVLTIVLVVMVIFLFLRNLSATIIPSLAVPLSIIGTFAAMYLFGLSIDIISLMALTLCVGFVVDDAVVMLENIVRHMELGESRLEAALNGAREIGFTIVSMTVSLAAVFIPVLFMGGVVGRLLNEFAVVIGVAVIVSGVVSLTLTPMLCSRYLRPPHDGGSRLYRASERFFAGMLKTYDGSLQWVLRHRRTTMAVLGLTLVLTAYLFVAIPKGFIPTEDNNTIFAFTEAAQDVSFEAMMAHQRAVADVIRQQPYVEQFMSFIGASGSSTSLNTGRIFVRLKPRSERAPVEELIADLRPKLAAIPGIRVYPQVLPTIRIGGHLTKAVYQYTLQGADLEELHHWAPRLHERLRQLPALQDVNTDLQITSPQIVVNIDRDRSSALGVTADQIESALGAAYGSRQVSTIYTPSNQYWVILEVDPQYQQDATALARLNVRSSNGRLVPLEAVTRLTPGLGPLVVTHLGQLPSVTISFNTRPGVSLSDAVKQVEAVQRELRVPATLNATFQGTAQAFQDSLRGQGMLLLITVLVIYLILGILYESFIHPLTILSG
- a CDS encoding peptidyl-alpha-hydroxyglycine alpha-amidating lyase family protein; translation: MAYGVVEGWEQLPAGWEHRDVAGVAVDGEDRVYLICRGDHPVIVYDSKGNFLRSWGEGEFTLRTHGITVGPDGTIYCADDGNHTVRQFTPSGKLLMTLGTMNTPSDTGYDGKNTATATRPGGPFNRPTNLAVGPQGDLYVSDGYGNCRVHRFSPTGELKRSWGVAGAGPGEFYLPHGIAVAADGRVFVCDRENDRIQIFDPDGQYLSEWTDTRRPTHLVFDAQGRAYVSELWWQPGQTSRRYGPAGETRSGRVSVFDRDGRLLARWGGPDPVAAGSFAAPHGIAVDSRGDVYVSEVTWTFAGSRGHVPAGCHTFQKFAPRS